The DNA region GCTTAGGTTGAGGATTGTCAAGGGGCAGAGTAACAGGCTTATAGCAGGAATAAATGGTAGAAACAttacaacaaatcaaaactgaacACTGAAGCACAAGATCTCTTTGTGCAGGTAGACCCCAGAAAACCAAAATCTATTACAAAAGAGAAATTTAAACCagacacccccccccccccacccctTTCCCTAAAAACAATTCGTGAGAGATTAATATGAGTTTGAGATGCTTACATCCTAGCTGTCAGGTTTCTCTCTTGAGAGTTTATGAAGTATTTTGTTATAAACCTATAGTTAACAGTGTCATATAATATTTACCTTGGGCAGGGAATGCCAGATAGCAAGAGAAGCAATCAAGTGAAGTGTTGCTATAGATGATACAATGGCATAAAATCTCAACAAAGTGGACCGGCTTCGTCTTCGACCTTTTTCAGAAAAATTGACAGAGATAATAGCTTATTTAAAAGGTTGAAATAAAAACCTGAATAAAATTATAAAGGCTAGTAAAGAACTTGGAGCTTAGGAACCTCACCTATTTCAGCAATGATTAGCAAAACAAGACTAAGAATAACAGAAGAAAAGGCAGCTGTATTTGAAGTATGTTGTTGTATTCCTGGTAAAAATGCAAATATCACTCAGATTAGTAGAATGAAAGCCTGCAGGGTacaattaaaaattgaaaatcatacatgaaacaagtattaaaaataattaacgaGCATTCTTCATTGAATATAACCATCAACTGACATGATGAATGAGTTGTATGGTACCTCAATGAGAAATAGCAGAGAGAGGCGCATCTTGCCCTTTGCAACCAGTTGATACCCTAAATGAAGAAGcagaaaaacaagaaagaatGAATGAGGTCTAATTGAatttgaaagagaaaaaaaaggaatggAAGAATGGAGCTGACTTGAATCAACTACCATACGGATACGGTAGGAGTAATCAGAGCCATCGGCCTTCCTAACGTCGACTTTGGCTGCTGCATCCTCTTCTAAGGGTCAGACTAACACTGCAATTCACGATGCTCAGACATACAAGTCTTCCATTCAAAAGAGATGGAGAACCAATCGCAAAGTACCCACGATGTACATTATTCATTGACTCAGTCAAGAGTCAAGACCCTAAACCTGAAATTATTTAGAATAAACCCTGATTCATTGACTCAGTCAAGACACGGTGTACATCACATGTTAACTGCTTTAACCTCCCCTGTTTCACCGTTTTCCATCACGCATTCTGGATActtgttcttcttttctatttcattttcaaCCATCATTCATCGAGAAGAAAACTACCCCTAATCTAATATCATGTCAGCAGATGAAATTTGTTAGagacaaaaacaaaatataataaaatctgTAGCTTGACTTGCTTTATTGACTTGTGCTGTCATGTGTTATTAATAGACACAAAATAAAATGCATCCCATACTTGACACTTGACACTAAGCTAATGCTGAGACTGGTTACCATATATTACCAACACAGACACAGTCATGGCTTCGCTCCTTTCACTGTttatcaccttcttcttcttcttcttcaccactgAAGCACAAGACACTCCCGTTTATCTTTACAAAAACTGCtcaaccaacaccaccaccaccaacagcGCCTACCACCTCCACCTCAGAACCCTCCTCAACTCCCTCTCCTCCAACGCCACCGAATTCCACAACTCCACCGTTGCCGGAACCTCCCCCTCCGACACCGCCTACGGACTCTTCATGTGCCGCGGCGACGTCGACCCCGCCATTTGCCACCAGTGCGTCGTCAACGCCACACACCGCCTGCAAACTGAGTGCTCCCTCTCCAACCAGGCGATCATATGGTACGACGAGTGCACTGTTCGCTACTCCAACCGCTCCTTCTTCTCCACGGTCGATACCAGACCCCGCCTTGGCCTCCTCAACACCGCCAACATCTCCAACCAGGAAACCTTCATGCGGTTGCTCTTCCGAACCATGAACTCAACCGCTGACGCTGCTTCGAAATCTTCAATCGGTGAGAAGAAGTACGCGACGATGCAAGCCAACATCTCAGGGTTTCAGTCGCTGTACTGTTTGGCGCAGTGCACGCCGGATCTCTCGCCGTCGGATTGCAGAAGGTGCCTCACCGGTGTGATTGGAGATCTTCCATGGTGCTGTCAGGGGAAGCAGGGTGGAAGGGTTCTCTATCCCAGCTGTAATATCAGGTATGAGCTTTATCCTTTCTATCGCACCACTGCTTCCTCGCCACCGCCgcagcctcttcttcttcctcccatcACAACTCCAGCAAATTCGGAAGGTAAAGTTCAAACTCAAAACCAAAAATGTTATCAAATTTTACAATATCTTCACTTCAGTGAATATTAATTGGGAATGTTGCAGGAAGCAGTGGCATCTCAGCAGGGACTATTGTTGCAATTGTGGTTCCAATTACAGTGGCTGTGCTTCTATTCATCCTTGGTTATTGTTTCTTGATTAAAAGAGCAAAGAAGAAGCGTGATTCTGTACATCAAGGAAAGAGTAAGTTTTCCCTTTCTACTTTTGCTACATAGTAGCTGATAGCTCACTCTTATGTagtgattttaattttatttatacatTTGATTTGGATTCTTAGCTGCATCTGATATCACCAATGTGGAGTCCTTGCAATTCGATTTCGGCACAATTGAAGCCGCCACAAACAATTTCTCTGCAGATAACAGACTGGGTGAAGGTGGATTTGGTGAGGTTTTCAAGGTAATGTGCTAAATTACTAGTATGAACTTTGTTTCTATGTGAATGAAAAAGAAATACTGAACATTCAATTTGGAAAATTCAGGGCACTCTTACAAGTGGAAAAGAAATAGCTGTTAAGAGACTCTCCAAAAGCTCTGGACAAGGTGCAGAAGAATTTAAGAATGAAGTGGTGGTGGTTGCCAAGCTTCAACACAGAAATTTGGCCAGGCTTCTTGGATTTTGCTTGCAAGGAGAAGAAAAGATACTTGTTTATGAATATGTGGCCAACAAAAGTCTTGACTACATCCTTTTCGGTAAGATCATCTGACCAGAATTATGTTCAGTTCATGGTTtatatatgttttatttttccaGATTTTACCTTTTCTGTATACATGTTACCTAACTTGGGAAAAAATGTGTGACTAATATTGAAACCATTTAGTAGCCAAGATAAAATcatattaaattttatggttTGATATGCTTCAATCTTTGTTGAAGTTACTCCAAATTTAATTGACAATTTTTGCTCCGACTTGAATATTTTGTTGGAAGTGCAGATCCTGAAAAGCAAAGGCAGTTGGATTGGTCAAGACGTTACAAGATTATTAAAGGGATCGCTCGAGGCATTCTATATCTTCATGAAGATTCCAGGCTTAGAATTATACATCGTGATCTCAAAGCTAGCAACATATTGTTGGATGGAGATATGAATCCAAAAATCTCAGATTTTGGCATGGCAAGAATATTCGGAGTTGATCAAACTCAAGGGAACACCAGCAGAATTGTAGGGACATAGTAAGTACTAATTTCATATATTTTCTGCAGCATCTATGTTTGTGAAAGCTTTAATTTTATCATTCAAtatttttgtgttttgtgaTATATTGATAATTCAATCTATTATGCCACAGTGGTTACATGTCTCCAGAGTATGCAATGCATGGAGAGTTCTCTGTTAAGTCTGATGTATACAGTTTCGGAGTCCTCCTTATGGAGATCATAAGTGGCAAGAAGAATAGCTCTTTCTATCAAACAGAAGGTGCTGAGGATCTATTGAGCTATGTGAGTAGAACCAAATCACCAATATGCAGTTTTGTATTAAGTAAATTCATCCAAATTATGCGCTTCTGATTAAAGGAAAATATATGGTGCTAACATCAGAACAAATACACGATAATTTTCAATGTAGGCATGGAATCTTTGGAAGAATGGAGCACCTTTGGAACTGATGGATCCTGTTTTAAGGGAATCTCATGCTCCAAACGAAGTTATGAGAAGCATCCATATTGGTTTGCTCTGTGTCCAAGAAGATCCAGCTGACAGACCCACGATGGCAAGCATAGTTCTTATGCTAGACAGTAACACTGTTACTCTTCCAACTCCAAAGCAGCCTGCATTTTTCGTTCATAGTGGAACTGATTCAAACATGC from Lotus japonicus ecotype B-129 chromosome 2, LjGifu_v1.2 includes:
- the LOC130741425 gene encoding cysteine-rich receptor-like protein kinase 10; translation: MASLLSLFITFFFFFFTTEAQDTPVYLYKNCSTNTTTTNSAYHLHLRTLLNSLSSNATEFHNSTVAGTSPSDTAYGLFMCRGDVDPAICHQCVVNATHRLQTECSLSNQAIIWYDECTVRYSNRSFFSTVDTRPRLGLLNTANISNQETFMRLLFRTMNSTADAASKSSIGEKKYATMQANISGFQSLYCLAQCTPDLSPSDCRRCLTGVIGDLPWCCQGKQGGRVLYPSCNIRYELYPFYRTTASSPPPQPLLLPPITTPANSEGSSGISAGTIVAIVVPITVAVLLFILGYCFLIKRAKKKRDSVHQGKTASDITNVESLQFDFGTIEAATNNFSADNRLGEGGFGEVFKGTLTSGKEIAVKRLSKSSGQGAEEFKNEVVVVAKLQHRNLARLLGFCLQGEEKILVYEYVANKSLDYILFDPEKQRQLDWSRRYKIIKGIARGILYLHEDSRLRIIHRDLKASNILLDGDMNPKISDFGMARIFGVDQTQGNTSRIVGTYGYMSPEYAMHGEFSVKSDVYSFGVLLMEIISGKKNSSFYQTEGAEDLLSYAWNLWKNGAPLELMDPVLRESHAPNEVMRSIHIGLLCVQEDPADRPTMASIVLMLDSNTVTLPTPKQPAFFVHSGTDSNMQKELQLDQSTTKSITMSVNEMSISEMDPR